A stretch of DNA from Streptomyces sp. NBC_01197:
CATGTCGCTCACCCAGCCCGACGTTTCCCGTGAGATCACCCAGGAGTACGAGGCGTACCTCAGCACGGGCACGGTCCGGCACCACCCCTCCCGCGGGTACCCGCCCTACCGCAGCACCGTGCTGCGCCACCCGCAGCAGCCCCTGGCCGCCGTGCGGGACCCGGAGGCGGTGGAGCTGTCGGGCCCGGCCTTCGGCGTCACGGATGTCACGCAGCTCGACTCCGACCTGACGCGGCAGCACCCGGGCGAGCCACTGGGCGAGCGGATCACCGTTACCGGCCGCGTCCTCGACCGTTCCGGCCGCCCGGTGTGCGGCCAGCTGGTCGAGATATGGCAGGCCAACGCCTCGGGACGCTACGCCCACCAGGGCGACCAGCTCCCGGCACCCCTCGACCCCCACTTCACCGGAGTGGGCCGCTGCCTGACGACCGACCAGGGCTGGTACTCCTTCACCACCGTCAAACCCGGCGCCTACCCTTGGCGGAACCACGCCAACGCCTGGCGCCCGGCGCACATCCACTTCTCGCTCTTCGGCAGGGCCTTCACTCAGCGGCTGGTCACCCAGATGTACTTCCCCGGCGACCCGCTCTTCGCCTACGACCCCATCCTGCAGTCCGTCACCGACGACGACGCCCGTGGGCGCCTGGTCGCCCGGTACGACCATGAACTGTCCCGGCCCGAACGGTCGCTGGGCTACCGCTGGGACATCGTCCTCGACGGCCCCGCCGCCACCTGGACCGAGGAAGGCCGATGACGGTGCACCCCACCCCTTCCCAGACCGTGGGCCCCTTCTACGGTTACGCGCTGCCCTTTCCCGGCGGTCCCGAGATCGCCCCGGCCGGGCACCCCGGCACCATCACCGTCCACGGCCAGGTATCCGACGGTGCGGGGGAGCCGGTCCCCGACGCGGTACTGGAGTTCTGGCAGCCCGCACCCGACGGTTCCCGGACCGGGGCGCCCGGCTCGATGCGGCGCGACCCGGTGACCGGCGGCCACCTCGGCCGCGACGGCATCACGTTCACCGGCTTCGGCCGGGTCGCCACCGACGCCGACGGCCGGTGGGCGGTGCGCACCCTGCCACCCGGCGGCGTGCCGTACCTGTCCGTCTGCGTCTTCGCCCGCGGACTGCTGCACCACCTCTACACCCGCGTCTACCTCCCCGGGGACTCCGCCGGGGACGACCCGCTGCTCGCCTCCCTCGAACCGGACCGCCGGCGGACCCTGATCGCCGTCGAAGCGGCGCCGCGCACCTACCGCTTCGACATCCGCCTGCAGGGCGCCGAGGAGACGGTCTTCCTTGACTTCCGCTGACCACCCCGCGACTTCCGTTCACCACCCCACCGAAGCGGCCGTCCCGTGCGAGGACGGGAACGCGTGGGCCGCGGCCGACGCCGGCCTGCTCGACCCGGTACGGGCCGGGTCGGCCGTCGAGGCGGCCACCGGCGACCGCGCCCTCCTTCAGGCGATGCTCGACGCCGAAGCGGCCCTGGTCCGGGCGCAGGCGACGCTGGGCCACGTTCCGGCGTGGGCCGCGGCGGAGGTCTCGGCTGCCGCACAGGGCGGGAGGTTCGACGTACGCGACCTCGCGCTGCGCGCCCGCCGGGGCGGCAATCCGGTCATCCCGCTCGTCTCCGACCTCGCCGCCGCCGTGTCCGGCGAGGCAGCGCCGTATGTGCACCGGGGCGCCACCAGCCAGGACATCCTCGACACCGCGGCCATGCTGGCCGTGGCCCGCGGTCTGCCGGACATCATCGCGGACCTGCACCGGACGGCCGGGGCCCTCGGGCGGCTGGCCGCGGAGCACCGGGAGACCCCGATGGCCGGGCGCACCCTCACCCAGCACGCCGTACCCATCACCTTCGGGCTCAAAGCGGCGGGCTGGCGCAGTCTCGTACTGGACGCCGCGGACCGGCTGTCGGCCCTGCGGCCGCCGGCCCAGCTCGGTGGCGCCTCGGGCACCCTGGCGGCCTTCGAGGTCCTGGCCGACGAGCCCGGCAGCGGGCCCCGGCTGCTCGCCGCCTACGCCGCCGAACTTGGTCTGGCCGCGCCCGTCCTGCCCTGGCACACCCTGCGTACCCCGGTAGCCGACACCGGCGGGGCCCTCGCCTTCACGACCTGCGCGCTCGGCAAGCTCGCCGCGGACGTCCTGGTGCTCTCCCGCACCGAGATCGGCGAACTGGCCGAGGACGGCGGGGGCGGATCGTCCGCGATGCCGCACAAGAGCAACCCCGTCCGGGCCGCCCTGATCGCGTCAGCGGCCCGCAGAGCGCCGGCCCTCGCCTCCGTGCTGCTGGGCTCCCTGGCCGCCGAGGACGAACGGCCCGCCGGTGCGTGGCACGCCGAGTGGCAGCCTCTGCGCGACCTGCTCCGGCTGACCGGCGGGGCGGCCCACCTCACCGCTGAACTCTGCGACTGCCTGGGCGTGTCCACGCACCGGATGGCAGACAATCTGGATCTCACGCAGGGCCTGGTGGTCAGCGAACGGATCGCCGCCGAGCTGGGCCGCCTGCTCGGCCGCGGCCCTGCCAGGGAACTGCTCACCCGTGCCGCCCAGCGGGCTGCCGCCGAGTCGACCGGCCTGGCCGATGTACTGCGGGACGAGCCCGCTCTCAAGGGCCTGCTCGGGCACGACGAACTCCTCGAACTCACCGACCCCACCAGGTATTCCGGCTCGGCCGCCACCCTGGTCGACCACGCACTGCGGCGTATGCCCGCCGGAAGGACCCAGCCGTGAACCGTCTCCCCCACCATCTGCTCGACGGTCCGGCCGACGGCGCTCCGCTGATCCTCGGGCCGTCCCTGGGCACCTCCGTATCCGTCTGGGAGGCCCAGGCCGCCGCCCTTTCCCGTACCCACCGCGTGCTCCGCTTCGATCTGCCCGGCCACGGCGGCTCACCCGCCGGGCTGCTCCCGCAGGACGGCTCCGCCACCGTCGCCGG
This window harbors:
- the pcaH gene encoding protocatechuate 3,4-dioxygenase subunit beta — translated: MSLTQPDVSREITQEYEAYLSTGTVRHHPSRGYPPYRSTVLRHPQQPLAAVRDPEAVELSGPAFGVTDVTQLDSDLTRQHPGEPLGERITVTGRVLDRSGRPVCGQLVEIWQANASGRYAHQGDQLPAPLDPHFTGVGRCLTTDQGWYSFTTVKPGAYPWRNHANAWRPAHIHFSLFGRAFTQRLVTQMYFPGDPLFAYDPILQSVTDDDARGRLVARYDHELSRPERSLGYRWDIVLDGPAATWTEEGR
- the pcaG gene encoding protocatechuate 3,4-dioxygenase subunit alpha, which produces MTVHPTPSQTVGPFYGYALPFPGGPEIAPAGHPGTITVHGQVSDGAGEPVPDAVLEFWQPAPDGSRTGAPGSMRRDPVTGGHLGRDGITFTGFGRVATDADGRWAVRTLPPGGVPYLSVCVFARGLLHHLYTRVYLPGDSAGDDPLLASLEPDRRRTLIAVEAAPRTYRFDIRLQGAEETVFLDFR
- the pcaB gene encoding 3-carboxy-cis,cis-muconate cycloisomerase, which codes for MLDPVRAGSAVEAATGDRALLQAMLDAEAALVRAQATLGHVPAWAAAEVSAAAQGGRFDVRDLALRARRGGNPVIPLVSDLAAAVSGEAAPYVHRGATSQDILDTAAMLAVARGLPDIIADLHRTAGALGRLAAEHRETPMAGRTLTQHAVPITFGLKAAGWRSLVLDAADRLSALRPPAQLGGASGTLAAFEVLADEPGSGPRLLAAYAAELGLAAPVLPWHTLRTPVADTGGALAFTTCALGKLAADVLVLSRTEIGELAEDGGGGSSAMPHKSNPVRAALIASAARRAPALASVLLGSLAAEDERPAGAWHAEWQPLRDLLRLTGGAAHLTAELCDCLGVSTHRMADNLDLTQGLVVSERIAAELGRLLGRGPARELLTRAAQRAAAESTGLADVLRDEPALKGLLGHDELLELTDPTRYSGSAATLVDHALRRMPAGRTQP